A window from Acidimicrobiia bacterium encodes these proteins:
- a CDS encoding AMP-dependent synthetase/ligase: MPTVTSEDLDRIVEGRTVPRLLRETVDSHGDRAALRWKDGDAWAEWTWSDYARRATAVAAALGELGVGRGDRVTIMLTNRPEFHVADMAVLLCGATPVSIYNSSSPEQIQYLVSHCEAGVALVENVEFLERFAKVRDDLPALRHIGVVDDPDGLAPDEVHRWDSMLDASAVDLDASSGIARPDDLATVIYTSGTTGPPKGVMIDHANVAWTVESLERAMPLERFDGRRLVSYLPMAHIAERMVSHYMGVQLGYEVTSCPVASDLAGYMPHVRPEIFFAVPRVWEKFQAGVNAVLGADPEKAAGFEASRGVGLKAALARANGEELPADLAGAYEQAEEQALRPVRELLGLDQVVAGITAAAPITVDTLEFFLGLGVPISELYGMSESTGPMTWESRRVKPGTVGPAIPGCEVALADDGEVICRGGNVFRGYLNDPEKTAETLDSEGWLHSGDIGEFDDDGYLSIVDRKKELIITAGGKNISPANLEAALKSVDLIGQACAIGDQRKFVSALLVLDQEYLPVWAAQHGLDTTDPAELRTHPEVLAAVEAGVQEAMADFNNAERVKKWTILPEEWMPDSVELTPTMKLKRRGIHEKYAEEIEALYS; this comes from the coding sequence ATGCCGACCGTCACGAGTGAAGACCTGGACAGGATCGTGGAGGGGCGCACCGTCCCACGCCTGCTCCGCGAGACGGTCGACTCCCATGGCGACCGTGCGGCACTGCGCTGGAAGGACGGCGACGCATGGGCCGAGTGGACGTGGTCCGACTACGCCCGGAGGGCCACCGCCGTTGCCGCCGCCCTCGGTGAGCTCGGCGTGGGCCGGGGTGACCGGGTCACCATCATGCTGACGAACCGGCCCGAGTTCCACGTTGCCGACATGGCCGTCCTCCTGTGCGGCGCCACACCGGTCTCCATCTACAACTCGTCGTCGCCCGAGCAGATCCAGTACCTGGTTTCCCACTGCGAGGCGGGTGTCGCCCTCGTGGAAAACGTGGAGTTCCTCGAGCGGTTCGCGAAGGTGCGCGACGACCTGCCGGCGCTCCGGCACATCGGCGTCGTCGACGACCCCGACGGCCTTGCTCCCGACGAGGTCCACCGGTGGGACTCGATGCTCGACGCGTCGGCAGTCGATCTCGACGCGTCGTCCGGGATCGCGCGGCCCGACGACCTCGCGACGGTGATCTACACGTCGGGCACGACCGGCCCGCCCAAGGGCGTGATGATCGACCACGCCAACGTGGCGTGGACCGTCGAGAGCCTGGAGCGGGCGATGCCCCTCGAGCGCTTCGACGGCCGGCGCCTGGTGTCGTACCTGCCGATGGCCCACATCGCTGAGCGGATGGTGTCCCACTACATGGGAGTACAACTCGGCTACGAGGTCACGAGCTGTCCCGTGGCGTCCGACCTCGCGGGGTACATGCCGCACGTTCGCCCCGAGATCTTCTTCGCCGTGCCGCGTGTCTGGGAGAAGTTCCAGGCAGGCGTGAACGCCGTGCTCGGCGCCGATCCCGAGAAGGCCGCAGGGTTCGAGGCGTCCCGCGGCGTGGGCCTGAAAGCCGCTCTCGCTCGGGCCAACGGCGAGGAGCTACCCGCCGATCTGGCCGGTGCCTACGAGCAGGCCGAGGAGCAGGCGCTCCGACCCGTGCGCGAGCTCCTCGGTCTCGACCAGGTCGTCGCCGGGATCACCGCGGCAGCGCCGATCACCGTCGACACGCTGGAGTTCTTCCTCGGCCTCGGCGTCCCGATCTCCGAGCTCTACGGCATGTCGGAGTCGACGGGCCCGATGACATGGGAGTCGCGGCGCGTGAAGCCCGGCACGGTCGGCCCGGCGATCCCGGGCTGCGAGGTGGCGCTGGCCGACGACGGTGAGGTGATCTGCCGTGGCGGCAACGTGTTCCGCGGCTATCTGAACGACCCCGAGAAGACGGCCGAGACTCTCGACAGCGAGGGGTGGCTGCACTCGGGCGACATCGGTGAGTTCGACGACGACGGCTACCTCAGCATCGTCGACCGCAAGAAGGAGCTCATCATCACCGCCGGCGGGAAGAACATCTCACCGGCCAACCTCGAGGCGGCGCTCAAGTCCGTCGACCTCATCGGCCAGGCGTGTGCCATCGGCGACCAGCGGAAGTTCGTGAGTGCTCTGCTCGTGCTCGACCAGGAGTACCTGCCGGTGTGGGCCGCACAGCACGGCCTCGACACGACCGATCCTGCCGAGCTGCGCACTCATCCCGAGGTGCTCGCGGCCGTGGAGGCCGGCGTGCAGGAGGCGATGGCCGACTTCAACAACGCCGAGCGTGTGAAGAAGTGGACGATCCTCCCCGAGGAGTGGATGCCCGACTCCGTGGAGCTCACGCCCACGATGAAGCTGAAGCGCCGTGGGATCCACGAGAAGTACGCCGAGGAGATCGAGGCGCTCTATTCGTGA
- a CDS encoding protein meaA: protein MTERKRPWVMRTYSGHTSAEASNELYRTNLSKGQTGLSVAFDLPTQTGYDPDDPMARGEVGKVGVPVPDLGEMRALFEDLPLDEMNTSMTINATAMWLLSMYAALADERGTPRTALAGTTQNDIMKEYLSRGTHIFGPEHSRRLTVDLITYAVREIPRWNPINVCSYHLQEAGATPVQEIAFALANAVDVLDAVRDSGQVPADQFPTVVSRISFFVNAGIRFVEEVCKMRAFTQMWDDITRDRYGVDDPKARRFRYGVQVNSLGLTEAQPENNIQRIVLEMLGVTLSRDARARAIQLPAWNEALGLPRPWDQQWSLRIQQVLAYETDLLEYDDIFEGSTVIEDTTRDLVTSARSELDRIIEGGGAFAMIDQLKAELVASHAQRVRSIEAGDIDVVGVNRFTETAPSPLTRGFEEDPEAAHLVVDPAAEREQVEAIEKWRAERDDSAVVKAIDRVRTVAETDENLFPASIDLARAGGTVGEWSAALREVFGEYRAPTGVGAVSASAVDSILRVRERVRAAAGDRGAPVRILVGKPGLDGHSNGAEQIAVAARDAGMEVVYQGIRLSPAQIAAAARDEDVDLVGLSILSGSHLDLVPETLRLLREEGVDAPVVVGGIIPEADQVKLREAGVAAVYTPKDFRLGDIVGEMAELALAR from the coding sequence ATGACCGAGCGCAAACGCCCCTGGGTGATGCGGACGTACTCGGGCCACACCTCCGCCGAGGCGTCGAACGAGCTCTACCGCACGAACCTCTCGAAGGGCCAGACCGGCCTGTCGGTGGCCTTCGACCTCCCCACCCAGACCGGCTACGACCCCGACGACCCGATGGCACGCGGCGAGGTCGGCAAGGTGGGTGTGCCCGTCCCCGACCTCGGCGAGATGCGTGCTCTCTTCGAGGACCTCCCGCTCGACGAGATGAACACGTCGATGACGATCAACGCCACGGCGATGTGGCTGTTGAGCATGTACGCGGCTTTGGCCGACGAGCGCGGCACGCCCCGCACGGCGCTGGCGGGAACGACACAGAACGACATCATGAAGGAGTACCTGTCGCGGGGAACCCACATCTTCGGGCCCGAGCACTCCCGGCGCCTCACGGTCGACCTCATCACCTACGCGGTCCGCGAGATCCCGCGTTGGAACCCGATCAACGTCTGCTCGTACCACCTCCAGGAGGCCGGGGCCACGCCCGTCCAGGAGATCGCCTTCGCGCTCGCGAACGCCGTCGACGTCCTCGACGCCGTGCGAGACTCCGGGCAGGTGCCTGCCGACCAGTTCCCCACCGTCGTGTCACGCATCTCGTTCTTCGTGAACGCCGGGATCCGCTTCGTCGAGGAGGTCTGCAAGATGCGGGCCTTCACACAGATGTGGGACGACATCACCCGCGACCGCTACGGCGTGGACGACCCGAAGGCCCGGCGATTCCGCTACGGCGTTCAGGTGAACTCCCTCGGGCTCACCGAGGCGCAGCCGGAGAACAACATCCAGCGCATCGTGCTCGAGATGCTCGGCGTCACCCTGTCCAGGGACGCACGCGCACGGGCTATCCAGCTCCCGGCGTGGAACGAGGCCCTGGGTCTGCCCCGCCCGTGGGACCAGCAGTGGTCGCTGCGGATCCAGCAGGTCCTCGCCTACGAGACCGACCTCCTGGAGTACGACGACATCTTCGAGGGCTCCACGGTGATCGAGGACACCACCCGCGACCTCGTCACGAGTGCGCGCTCCGAGCTCGACCGCATCATCGAGGGTGGCGGCGCCTTCGCCATGATCGACCAGCTCAAGGCGGAGCTCGTGGCATCACACGCGCAGCGGGTGCGAAGCATCGAGGCGGGCGACATCGACGTGGTCGGTGTCAACCGGTTCACCGAGACGGCGCCGTCGCCGCTCACCCGGGGCTTCGAGGAGGACCCCGAGGCCGCCCACCTCGTGGTCGACCCGGCCGCCGAGCGTGAGCAGGTCGAGGCCATCGAGAAGTGGCGGGCCGAACGTGACGACTCCGCCGTGGTGAAGGCGATCGACCGTGTGCGAACCGTCGCCGAGACCGACGAGAACCTCTTTCCGGCCTCGATCGACCTGGCACGCGCCGGGGGAACCGTCGGCGAGTGGTCGGCGGCCCTGCGCGAGGTCTTCGGGGAGTACCGCGCCCCGACCGGCGTCGGTGCCGTGTCAGCGAGTGCCGTCGACTCGATCCTCCGGGTCCGCGAGCGCGTCCGTGCCGCCGCAGGCGACCGCGGCGCCCCGGTGCGGATCCTGGTGGGCAAGCCGGGCCTCGACGGCCACAGCAACGGTGCCGAGCAGATCGCCGTGGCGGCCCGCGACGCGGGCATGGAGGTCGTCTACCAGGGGATCCGTCTCTCCCCGGCCCAGATCGCGGCCGCCGCCCGCGACGAGGACGTCGACCTCGTCGGGCTCTCGATCCTGTCGGGATCGCACCTCGACCTCGTTCCCGAGACCCTGCGGCTTCTCCGCGAGGAGGGCGTCGACGCCCCGGTCGTGGTGGGCGGGATCATCCCCGAGGCCGACCAGGTGAAGCTCCGCGAGGCCGGCGTGGCAGCCGTCTACACCCCCAAGGACTTCCGCCTCGGCGACATCGTCGGCGAGATGGCCGAACTGGCGCTCGCCCGCTAG
- a CDS encoding diguanylate cyclase yields MDRRLVVSVVGALAALGAGVAGLVVDGSLLAIAAGVCGLFTGVAAAALAVKLRDSDDRLRAEESEATRLRGEVDALSTLLSERAASANERARRAEHPGRTVVGGSPGSPSPNHPSLSKPPHPEVAPAATAERAHDGPGIVGEEAFGTLLHQAVASARRTLHPLSVVVFAFDRDDTSDAWNHARSDDVRNGDELDALSGVVLDTVRECDTVARVNDQMLATILNGATEHGAVWAVERVRARLRQEPTGLPADIAAGVACYPTHALEPVELVSAAGRALQSARTAGHSNTQIAES; encoded by the coding sequence GTGGATCGGCGTCTGGTCGTCTCTGTCGTGGGCGCGCTCGCGGCCCTCGGGGCCGGTGTCGCCGGGCTCGTCGTCGACGGGTCGCTCCTGGCGATCGCCGCCGGCGTCTGCGGCCTCTTCACCGGCGTGGCGGCCGCTGCCCTGGCCGTGAAGCTGCGGGACAGCGACGACCGCCTGCGGGCCGAGGAGTCGGAGGCGACGCGGCTCCGAGGGGAGGTCGATGCTCTCTCCACGCTCCTGTCGGAGCGCGCCGCCTCCGCCAACGAGCGCGCGAGGCGCGCCGAGCACCCTGGACGGACGGTGGTCGGAGGGTCTCCGGGCTCCCCGTCCCCCAACCATCCCAGCCTCTCGAAGCCCCCACACCCTGAGGTCGCCCCGGCGGCGACCGCCGAGCGGGCCCACGACGGCCCCGGCATCGTGGGCGAGGAGGCGTTCGGAACACTGTTGCATCAGGCGGTGGCATCGGCGCGCAGGACGCTCCACCCGTTGAGTGTCGTCGTGTTCGCATTCGACCGCGACGACACCAGCGACGCGTGGAACCACGCCCGCAGTGACGACGTGCGCAACGGCGACGAGCTCGACGCGCTCTCCGGGGTCGTGCTCGACACGGTTCGGGAGTGCGACACGGTGGCCCGTGTGAACGACCAGATGCTGGCCACGATCCTCAACGGTGCCACAGAGCACGGCGCCGTGTGGGCCGTGGAACGCGTTCGCGCCCGGCTACGTCAGGAGCCGACGGGCCTACCCGCCGACATCGCTGCCGGAGTGGCCTGCTATCCCACGCACGCGCTCGAGCCCGTCGAGCTGGTGTCGGCTGCCGGGCGCGCGCTCCAGTCGGCCAGGACGGCCGGGCACTCGAACACCCAGATCGCCGAGTCCTGA
- a CDS encoding aspartate kinase, with protein MSLVVQKYGGTSVADPSRIREVADHIVRTRESGSDVVVVVSAMGGTTDDLVTLAHEVSPIPHAREYDMLLTAGERISMALLCMAIHDRGAPSLSFTGSQAGIVTDTSHGRARIVDIRDDRIQEALGEGNVVVVAGFQGVSTSRDITTLGRGGSDTTAVALAASLGAEAAEIYTDVEGVFTADPRVVPSARRLERLSYEEMLDMAATGSRVLALRSVEVARNHDVPIHVRSSFSWRPGTWVAKEDPTMEQAIISGVTHDLSEAKVTIAGVPDRPGVAATVFRSLADGEVNVDMIEQNVSSGGVTDISFTVPRDDLDRARKVMADVKAEVGASSVDDDEAIARISLIGAGMKTNPGVAAEMFETLAAEGVNIEMISTSSIRISCVVAENDAHRSVRALHTAFGLDDDRQDS; from the coding sequence GTGAGCCTCGTGGTGCAGAAGTACGGAGGCACCTCGGTCGCGGACCCCTCCCGCATCCGCGAGGTGGCCGATCACATCGTCCGGACGCGCGAGTCCGGCAGCGATGTCGTCGTCGTCGTCTCGGCCATGGGCGGAACGACCGACGACCTCGTCACACTCGCCCACGAGGTGTCGCCGATTCCCCATGCCCGCGAGTACGACATGCTCCTCACCGCGGGTGAGCGGATCTCGATGGCTCTGCTCTGCATGGCGATCCACGATCGCGGGGCCCCGTCGTTGTCGTTCACGGGCTCGCAGGCAGGCATCGTCACCGACACGTCGCACGGTCGTGCGCGCATCGTCGACATCCGCGACGACCGCATCCAGGAGGCACTCGGCGAGGGAAACGTCGTCGTCGTGGCCGGCTTCCAGGGCGTGTCGACGTCTCGCGACATCACGACGCTCGGTCGCGGGGGCTCCGACACGACGGCTGTGGCGTTGGCTGCGTCACTCGGCGCGGAGGCCGCGGAGATCTACACCGACGTCGAAGGGGTGTTCACCGCCGACCCTCGTGTCGTCCCCTCGGCGCGCCGGCTCGAGCGCCTGTCCTACGAGGAGATGCTCGACATGGCCGCCACCGGGAGCCGCGTCCTGGCGCTGCGCTCGGTCGAGGTCGCCCGCAACCACGACGTCCCGATCCATGTCCGCTCGAGCTTCAGCTGGAGACCGGGCACGTGGGTCGCCAAGGAGGATCCCACCATGGAGCAGGCCATCATCTCGGGGGTCACCCACGACCTGAGCGAGGCCAAGGTCACGATCGCCGGAGTTCCCGACCGGCCGGGAGTCGCCGCCACCGTGTTCCGGTCGCTCGCCGACGGCGAGGTCAACGTCGACATGATCGAGCAGAACGTGTCGTCGGGGGGCGTGACCGACATCTCGTTCACCGTCCCCCGCGACGATCTCGACCGTGCCCGGAAGGTCATGGCCGACGTGAAGGCCGAGGTGGGCGCGTCTTCGGTCGACGACGACGAGGCCATTGCCCGCATCTCACTCATCGGTGCCGGCATGAAGACCAATCCCGGGGTCGCCGCCGAAATGTTCGAGACCCTGGCCGCCGAAGGTGTCAACATCGAGATGATCTCGACGTCGTCGATCCGGATCTCGTGTGTGGTGGCCGAAAACGATGCCCACCGGTCTGTGCGGGCACTGCACACGGCGTTCGGCCTCGACGACGACCGGCAGGACAGCTGA
- a CDS encoding peptidylprolyl isomerase: MSSTADKRARQKQGHAAAREERIAIYRRARRRRILVWALVVALVVGAGVVGFMALTGDDSGDAARATEPTSLDDLLENDPESLARPENCDLSRTPDTENTAKTYDAEPPMTIDPAKTYTAVLDTTCGEITLELDAASAPVATNNFVFLAREGFYDGTTWHRVVDSFVIQGGDPEGTGGGGPGYEVAGEVPTDGYPEGSVAAAKTETTPNGSFGSQFFIVTADGEAPLPNEYARFATVTEGLDVARDLETFNNPADPSGAATEPLYIFSVSITEA; the protein is encoded by the coding sequence ATGAGCTCGACTGCCGACAAGCGCGCACGGCAGAAGCAGGGGCACGCAGCAGCCCGTGAGGAGCGCATCGCCATCTACCGGCGGGCGCGGCGACGGCGCATCCTCGTCTGGGCCCTGGTCGTCGCCCTGGTCGTGGGTGCAGGTGTCGTGGGGTTCATGGCGCTCACCGGCGACGACAGCGGCGACGCTGCACGGGCCACGGAGCCCACGTCACTCGACGACCTCCTCGAGAACGACCCCGAGTCGCTGGCGCGCCCCGAGAACTGCGACCTGTCGCGCACGCCCGACACCGAGAACACGGCGAAGACCTACGATGCCGAGCCGCCCATGACGATCGACCCGGCGAAGACCTACACGGCGGTTCTCGACACGACGTGCGGTGAGATCACCCTCGAGCTCGACGCCGCCAGTGCGCCGGTGGCCACGAACAACTTCGTGTTCCTGGCACGCGAGGGCTTCTACGACGGGACGACCTGGCACCGCGTCGTGGACAGCTTCGTGATCCAGGGAGGCGACCCCGAAGGAACCGGTGGTGGCGGTCCGGGCTACGAGGTGGCCGGTGAGGTCCCCACCGACGGCTACCCGGAGGGATCGGTCGCCGCCGCCAAGACGGAAACCACACCGAACGGGTCGTTCGGCTCCCAGTTCTTCATCGTGACTGCCGACGGAGAGGCGCCGCTGCCCAATGAGTACGCCCGCTTCGCGACGGTCACGGAGGGCCTCGACGTGGCACGCGACCTGGAGACGTTCAACAACCCGGCCGACCCGAGCGGAGCGGCGACGGAGCCCCTCTACATCTTCAGCGTGTCGATCACCGAAGCCTGA
- a CDS encoding Type 1 glutamine amidotransferase-like domain-containing protein → MSPRGTLALVGGHEWEDGCSEFDAALLETSGAREVVVIPTAAAFEDPGATVAAASAYFESLGASVRSIDVLHRRDADDGEAARIVGDAAFVYLTSGSPMHLRSVLMHSPLYDAIVTSHNGGAVLAASGAGGRVLCDPMVDPRGGAYTVGLGLVEGMAFLPFHDTAPEHLVERSVDLLPPDAVLAGVDGRTALLRDALGTWRVAGAGSVHLYSEGDVQTFAQASVIDTLKM, encoded by the coding sequence ATGAGCCCCCGCGGAACGCTCGCGCTCGTGGGTGGCCACGAATGGGAGGACGGCTGCTCCGAGTTCGACGCGGCGCTGCTCGAAACCTCGGGTGCCCGGGAGGTGGTCGTCATCCCCACCGCGGCCGCCTTCGAGGACCCCGGCGCCACGGTCGCCGCCGCGTCGGCCTACTTCGAGAGTCTGGGGGCATCGGTGCGGTCAATCGACGTACTCCACCGTCGAGACGCCGACGACGGCGAAGCCGCCCGGATCGTCGGCGATGCGGCTTTCGTCTACCTCACGAGCGGCTCTCCCATGCATCTCCGCTCGGTTCTCATGCACTCACCGCTCTACGACGCGATCGTCACGTCCCACAACGGCGGTGCCGTCCTCGCCGCGTCGGGGGCCGGGGGCCGGGTGCTGTGCGACCCGATGGTCGACCCGCGCGGGGGTGCCTACACGGTCGGGCTCGGTCTGGTCGAGGGGATGGCGTTCCTGCCGTTCCACGACACGGCCCCGGAGCACCTCGTCGAACGGTCCGTCGACCTCCTGCCGCCCGATGCGGTCCTCGCCGGTGTCGACGGGCGCACCGCGCTGCTGCGCGACGCCCTCGGCACGTGGCGGGTCGCCGGCGCGGGATCCGTCCACCTCTACTCCGAGGGAGACGTGCAGACCTTCGCTCAGGCTTCGGTGATCGACACGCTGAAGATGTAG
- a CDS encoding aspartate-semialdehyde dehydrogenase, protein MTDHTSGPTEAGFRVGVIGATGLVGTEILRILDDRAFPVSELRPFASPRSVGRRLPFRGGEVEVVALGDGCFDGLDLVVVDVDDPLAEEWAPVAAAAGARVIDNSAAFRMDPDVPLVIAGVNDDALSRMPKGIASCPNCTTAVLVAALAPLHRAARIRRLIVSTYQSVSGAGQPGVDELDNQWSKGAGGTGALARAGREGSLDPGSVWDRPIAGNVIPVAGSVGNEGFTSEEWKLVRETRKILGDDEIAVSATCVRVPVFVGHAMTANVEFERPVEVTEAAGLLRDVPGVVFVEEGEAAPTPLDSAGIDPVLVGRLRGDPSRPGALNLWVAGDNLRIGAALNAVRIAEQLVAHQTS, encoded by the coding sequence ATGACCGACCACACCAGTGGGCCCACGGAGGCCGGATTCCGCGTCGGTGTCATCGGCGCCACGGGCCTCGTCGGCACAGAGATCCTCCGGATCCTCGACGACAGAGCGTTTCCCGTCTCGGAGCTCCGTCCCTTCGCGTCCCCGCGCTCGGTTGGGCGACGACTCCCCTTCCGGGGCGGCGAGGTCGAGGTCGTGGCGCTCGGCGACGGCTGCTTCGACGGGCTCGATCTGGTCGTGGTCGACGTCGACGACCCGTTGGCCGAGGAGTGGGCCCCCGTGGCAGCGGCAGCGGGTGCCCGTGTCATCGACAACTCCGCGGCGTTCCGGATGGACCCCGACGTGCCTCTCGTGATCGCCGGCGTCAACGACGATGCCCTGTCCAGGATGCCGAAGGGCATCGCGTCGTGCCCGAACTGCACGACAGCCGTGCTGGTGGCGGCCCTGGCCCCGTTGCACCGGGCGGCGCGGATCCGTCGCCTCATCGTCTCCACCTACCAGTCGGTGTCGGGCGCCGGGCAGCCCGGTGTCGACGAGCTCGACAACCAGTGGTCGAAGGGCGCGGGCGGCACCGGGGCCCTGGCCCGGGCCGGCCGGGAGGGATCCCTCGACCCGGGTTCCGTGTGGGACCGCCCGATCGCGGGCAACGTGATCCCGGTGGCGGGCTCGGTGGGCAACGAGGGCTTCACGTCCGAGGAGTGGAAGCTCGTGCGGGAGACGCGCAAGATCCTCGGCGACGACGAGATCGCCGTGAGCGCCACCTGCGTGCGGGTCCCCGTGTTCGTCGGTCACGCCATGACCGCCAACGTGGAGTTCGAGCGCCCGGTCGAGGTGACCGAGGCGGCCGGGCTCCTCCGCGACGTTCCGGGTGTCGTCTTCGTCGAGGAGGGCGAGGCCGCCCCCACACCGCTCGACTCGGCGGGCATCGACCCCGTTCTCGTCGGCCGTCTGCGCGGCGACCCGTCCCGGCCGGGGGCCCTCAACCTGTGGGTGGCCGGCGACAACCTCCGCATCGGTGCGGCACTCAACGCGGTGAGGATCGCCGAGCAGCTCGTCGCGCACCAGACCTCGTAG
- a CDS encoding class I SAM-dependent methyltransferase, which translates to MFGNLHHKLFAAIYDPVQAAGERTWLGAARADLLGDIGGTVAEIGGGTGANLPHYRRADRVVIGEPDDEMRARLSDKLGRARVPVEMSANPADAIDAPDDSFDAVVSTLVLCTVPDPSAVFAEARRVLRPGGRLYFLEHVRGDDGSVIRRKERIDPFWSWLSLGCHVTRDTVGMLESEGWTVEVRREFGPSKLPAFLKPFVLGVATPPSTEVSS; encoded by the coding sequence ATGTTCGGGAACCTCCACCACAAGCTCTTCGCCGCCATCTACGACCCGGTGCAGGCGGCGGGCGAGCGCACCTGGCTCGGGGCCGCACGTGCCGACCTGCTCGGTGACATCGGCGGGACCGTGGCCGAGATCGGAGGTGGGACGGGCGCCAACCTCCCCCACTACCGCCGCGCCGACCGGGTCGTGATCGGTGAGCCCGACGACGAGATGCGCGCCCGGCTCAGCGACAAGCTCGGTCGCGCGCGCGTCCCGGTCGAGATGTCGGCCAACCCTGCCGACGCCATCGACGCACCCGATGACTCCTTCGACGCCGTCGTGTCGACACTCGTGCTGTGCACTGTTCCCGACCCGTCCGCGGTGTTCGCCGAGGCACGGCGTGTTCTACGTCCCGGCGGCCGGCTGTACTTCCTCGAGCACGTTCGAGGCGACGATGGCTCGGTGATCCGCAGGAAGGAACGGATCGATCCGTTCTGGTCGTGGCTGTCCCTGGGCTGTCACGTCACCCGCGACACGGTCGGCATGTTGGAGTCCGAGGGCTGGACCGTCGAGGTCCGACGCGAGTTCGGTCCGTCCAAGCTGCCCGCATTCCTCAAGCCGTTCGTACTGGGTGTTGCGACACCGCCCAGTACTGAGGTGTCGTCATGA
- a CDS encoding 3-hydroxybutyryl-CoA dehydrogenase, with protein MTVKRVGVVGSGIMGSGIVEVTAKAGYEVVLRSRAQETADGTVAKLEKSLTRQVDKGKLDDSEKSAVLDRVSAVSDLGELADCDLVIESIVEDLPTKRQLFDDLDRVCRDDAILATNTSTLPVVEMAMQTGNPERVCGIHFFNPAPMMPLVEVVSAITTSEETASTVHEFAESCGKSPVAVKDQAGFIVNALLFPYLNNAVQMLDSGLANRDDIDTAMKGGCNFPMGPLELLDLVGLDTSLSIIEALYDEFKDHNYAPAPLLKRMVSAERLGRKSGEGFYSYKK; from the coding sequence ATGACGGTCAAGCGAGTCGGTGTCGTGGGGTCCGGCATCATGGGATCCGGGATCGTCGAGGTGACCGCCAAGGCGGGCTACGAGGTCGTCCTGCGCAGCCGCGCGCAGGAGACCGCCGACGGCACCGTTGCCAAGCTCGAGAAGTCACTCACCCGCCAGGTCGACAAGGGCAAGCTCGACGACTCCGAGAAATCGGCCGTTCTCGACCGTGTCAGCGCCGTGAGCGACCTCGGCGAGCTCGCCGACTGCGACCTCGTCATCGAGTCGATCGTGGAGGACCTCCCCACGAAACGCCAGCTCTTCGACGACCTCGACCGCGTCTGTCGCGACGACGCCATCCTGGCGACCAACACCTCGACCCTTCCGGTGGTCGAGATGGCCATGCAGACAGGGAACCCCGAGCGCGTCTGTGGAATCCACTTCTTCAACCCGGCGCCGATGATGCCTCTCGTCGAGGTCGTCTCGGCCATCACGACGAGCGAGGAGACGGCGTCGACGGTCCACGAGTTCGCCGAGTCCTGCGGCAAGAGCCCCGTCGCCGTGAAGGACCAGGCGGGTTTCATCGTGAACGCTCTCCTGTTCCCGTACCTGAACAACGCCGTGCAGATGCTCGACAGCGGTCTGGCCAACCGGGACGACATCGACACGGCGATGAAGGGTGGCTGCAACTTCCCGATGGGCCCACTGGAGCTGCTCGACCTGGTCGGTCTCGACACGAGCCTGTCGATCATCGAGGCGCTCTACGACGAGTTCAAGGACCACAACTACGCCCCGGCTCCGCTGCTCAAGCGGATGGTCAGTGCGGAGCGCCTCGGCCGCAAGAGCGGCGAGGGCTTCTACAGCTACAAGAAGTAG